The genomic stretch CTACCGTGCACGCATACATTGCAACGGTGGCGACGATGTCGAGCTTTGAGAGCGCCTCTTCCGAGACTCTGGCGTCGGTCAATCCGCGCGCGGCGGCGGGCCGCCTTGTTCCCTATTTTTATGCGGCTACCCTGTTCGTTTCCGCGCTGCTGCTGTTCTCGATCCAGCCGATGTTCGCAAAGATGGTGCTGCCGCGGCTCGGCGGCGCGCCGGCGGTGTGGTCGGTGGCGATGGTGTTTTTCCAGACGGCGTTACTGGCGGGCTACTGCTACGCGCATGTTCTCGGACGATTGTTGTCGCCGCGCCGCGCCGCGCTGTTGCATTTGTTGTTGATCGGCGCGACCGCGGTGACGCTGCCGATCGGCATTGCTGCCGGATGGGGCGCGCCGCCGTCCAGCAGGATCGCGCTGTGGCTGTTCGGTCTGTTCGCGGTTTCGATCGGCCTGCCGTTCTTCACGCTGTCGGCCAGCGCGCCGCTGCTGCAAAGCTGGTTCGCGGCGAGCGGGCATCCGCAGGCCGAAAACCCCTATGTGCTCTATGCGGCGTCCAATCTGGGCTCATTCGCCGCGCTGTTCGCCTATCCCGTCGTCATCGAACCCTGGCTGACGCTCGGCGTCCAAACGCGGATCTGGTCGGCTGGATTCGCGATCCTGGCGGTTCTGGTCGCAGCCGCCGCACTATTCGCCGGGGATACCGGCTCCAGCACCGCGACACGGCAAAAGCCGCTGGATGATTCCGCACCCGGTATCGGCGAACGGGCGCGATGGGTGGTGCTTGCCGGGATTCCGTCAGGCCTCGTGGTCGCGGTGACAGCGCATATCACCACCGATATCGCGGCAGCCCCGTTCCTGTGGGTGGTCCCGCTGGCGATCTACTTGCTGACCTTTGTCGCCATCTTTCGCGAGCGGCCATGGATTGCGCATACGACCGTGGTCTGGCTGGTCCCGTTTGCGGTGGCGCCGCTCGCCGTCAGCCTGATCGGCGGCGACAAGGTCTACTGGGTAGCGACGATCCTGCTCAATCTCGCAGCATTCGCGCTGCTGACCTTGATGTGCCATGGCGAAGTCTATGCACGCCGTCCGGGCGCGCAGCGATTGACGGAATTCTATCTGTTCACCTCGCTGGGCGGGGTGATCGGCGGCGCATTCGCCGGCCTGCTGGCCCCGCAGATATTCAACGGCAACTACGAATATCCGATCCTGATCGCCGCCGCGCTGTTGTGCATGCCGGGTTTCTTCACCGGCGCGCGCAAGGGAGCGGCGGAAGCATTGCCGTGGCTGGCGCTGAGCGCGGTGCTGGTGCTGGTCTGGTGGTTCACCCGCCTCAAGCTGCCGGCGACACTTGAACTGCCGTTTCAGGTCGCTTCCGCCGTGCTGGCCGCCGCCATGCTGCTGCAGCGGAACCGGCCGATGCGCTTCTTCGCGCTCGTGATGCTGGGGTTCACGATCACGGCGTTCTGGCGTCCAGGGCTGGCCCCGATCGAAACCGCGCGAAGTTTCTTTGGTGTTCACAAGGTCGTGGAAACCGCCGACGGCAAGGCGCGCCTGCTCTATCACGGCACCACGATTCATGGCGCGCAGCTCCTGCGCAGCGACGACGGTACGTCCATCGACGGCCCGCCGGCGCCGGCCTCCTATTATTATGCAGGCGGTCCGTTCGCGGAAAGCATCGGGTCCGCGCGCACCGCGCTGGGCGGGTTCGATCGTGTGGCGGTGATCGGACTCGGCACGGGGACCCTTGCCTGTCTTCGCAAGAGTTCGGAGCGGTGGGACTTCTTCGAGATCGACCCGGAGGTGGTTCGGATCGCCAGCGATCCGCATTTCTTCAAATTCGTGTCGGCTTGCGAGCCCGCCGCCTCGATCATGCTTGGCGATGCGCGGCTGACCCTGCCGGCTGCTTCCGGCCAATATGATCTGATCGTGCTGGATGCATTCTCGTCGGATGCCATCCCGGTTCACCTTTTGACGCGCGAGGCTTTCCGCGGCTACCTTGCAAAACTATCGCCGCACGGCGTCATCCTCGCCCACATCTCCAATCGCCATCTCGATCTCGCGCCCGTGGTTGCGAACGTCGCGCAGTCGCTGGGGCTGGTGGCCTTTCTCAGGGAGGACCGGGCGGCCGGCGGAATTTTCACCGACCTGCACGCCAACGCCCGGGTGATCGTGCTGGGGCGCGGCCCGCGCGATGTCGGCGCCGTCGCCGAAAGCTGGACAGCGTTGCAGCCCGACCTGTCCAGCGCGATTTGGACGGACGACTATTCCAATATTCTGGGCGCGATGCTGCGCAAGCAGTTGGCCTGGTAGGCTGTCGTTGAACCCTAACTGTTGAGCAGCTTCATCGCCGCTTCATGCACGCGCGGGTCGCCCGCGGCGATGATGCGGCCGCCGTTTTGCGCGGGCTTGCCGTCCCAGGTGGTGACGACGCCGCCGGCCCCGGTGATGATCGGGATCAGGGCGGCGATGTCGTAAGGCTTCAACTCGGTCTCGACCACGAGATCGAGATGGCCGGCGGCGAGCATGCAGTAGGAATAGCAATCGCCGCCATAGCGCGTCAGCCGCACCGCATCCTCAACCCGGCCGAAGGCCAGGCGGTCGGCGGCATTCATCAACAGCGGGCTTGTCGTGTAGGCGGTTGCCTCGTTCAGCGCCGCGCAGCGCCGCACCGTCAGTTTGCGTTCGCCCGAGGGTCCGGAGTAATGCGCCGAGCCGCTATCGCCGGAAAAGCGCTCGCCGATGAAGGGCTGGTGCATCATGCCGAACACCGGCGTGCCCTTGTGCAGCAGCGCGATCAGCGTGCCCCAGATCGGAAAACCTCCGATGAAGGATTTGGTACCGTCGATCGGATCCAGCACCCAGACATATTCGGCGTCTTCGCGCTCATTGCCGAATTCCTCGCCGACGATGCCGTGCAGGGGAAAGTAGGCCTTGATCAGCCGCCGCATCACCGCTTCCGCGGCGCGGTCGGCTTCGGTGACCGGATCGAAATCGCTGGCGCTTTTATTGTCGATCGACAGCGATGTCCGAAAAAACGGCAGGATGGTTTCGCCGGAAGCGGTCGCAAGGCGGCCGATGAAGGCTGTAAAATCGATGACCGTCACG from Bradyrhizobium sp. Ash2021 encodes the following:
- the hisN gene encoding histidinol-phosphatase, which produces MTVIDFTAFIGRLATASGETILPFFRTSLSIDNKSASDFDPVTEADRAAEAVMRRLIKAYFPLHGIVGEEFGNEREDAEYVWVLDPIDGTKSFIGGFPIWGTLIALLHKGTPVFGMMHQPFIGERFSGDSGSAHYSGPSGERKLTVRRCAALNEATAYTTSPLLMNAADRLAFGRVEDAVRLTRYGGDCYSYCMLAAGHLDLVVETELKPYDIAALIPIITGAGGVVTTWDGKPAQNGGRIIAAGDPRVHEAAMKLLNS
- a CDS encoding fused MFS/spermidine synthase, translated to MHAYIATVATMSSFESASSETLASVNPRAAAGRLVPYFYAATLFVSALLLFSIQPMFAKMVLPRLGGAPAVWSVAMVFFQTALLAGYCYAHVLGRLLSPRRAALLHLLLIGATAVTLPIGIAAGWGAPPSSRIALWLFGLFAVSIGLPFFTLSASAPLLQSWFAASGHPQAENPYVLYAASNLGSFAALFAYPVVIEPWLTLGVQTRIWSAGFAILAVLVAAAALFAGDTGSSTATRQKPLDDSAPGIGERARWVVLAGIPSGLVVAVTAHITTDIAAAPFLWVVPLAIYLLTFVAIFRERPWIAHTTVVWLVPFAVAPLAVSLIGGDKVYWVATILLNLAAFALLTLMCHGEVYARRPGAQRLTEFYLFTSLGGVIGGAFAGLLAPQIFNGNYEYPILIAAALLCMPGFFTGARKGAAEALPWLALSAVLVLVWWFTRLKLPATLELPFQVASAVLAAAMLLQRNRPMRFFALVMLGFTITAFWRPGLAPIETARSFFGVHKVVETADGKARLLYHGTTIHGAQLLRSDDGTSIDGPPAPASYYYAGGPFAESIGSARTALGGFDRVAVIGLGTGTLACLRKSSERWDFFEIDPEVVRIASDPHFFKFVSACEPAASIMLGDARLTLPAASGQYDLIVLDAFSSDAIPVHLLTREAFRGYLAKLSPHGVILAHISNRHLDLAPVVANVAQSLGLVAFLREDRAAGGIFTDLHANARVIVLGRGPRDVGAVAESWTALQPDLSSAIWTDDYSNILGAMLRKQLAW